From one Suricata suricatta isolate VVHF042 chromosome 8, meerkat_22Aug2017_6uvM2_HiC, whole genome shotgun sequence genomic stretch:
- the IL22RA1 gene encoding interleukin-22 receptor subunit alpha-1 isoform X2, with amino-acid sequence MRTLLTILAAGSLAAHLAEDTSDLLQHVKFQSSNFENIVTWDSSPESAPDTVYSVEYKKYGEREWLAKEGCQRITRKSCNLTVETGNLMELYYARVTAVGAGGRSATKMTDRFSSLHHTTIKPPNVTCIPKVRSIQMIVHPTSTPIHTGDGHQLTLEDIFHDLSYHLELQVNHTYLMHLGGKQREYEFIGLTPDTEFLGTIRIFVPTLLKESAPYVCQVKTLPDRTWTYSFSGAFLFSMGFVVAGLCYLSYRYVSKPPPPPNSLNVQRVLTFQPLRFIQEHVLIPVFDLSSPSSLAQPVQYSQVKVSGPREPPGAPPLRSLSELTYLGQPDVSILRPSGLPPHQTLSSLSSAPQAAPEVRPPSYAPQVTPEVKPPSYMAQTISEVQLPSYTPQTTPDSWTSSYGMCVEGSGKDSPPVTLSSPKHLRSKGQLQKEAPAGKYIPDGLSLQGVTSLDMKDPHEANPSHQHLGVHPDRVSDPRVLRRGEPGTPSYLKGQLPLLASVQIEGHPVSFPLDTPSPPCSPTDQEPSPWGLLESFLCPKDEDPVYETEAQSAALQASDLKQPTELDSLFRGLGLTVQWEA; translated from the exons ATGAGGACGCTATTGACCATCCTGGCGGCGGGATCCCTGGCCG CTCACCTTGCGGAGGACACCTCGGACCTTCTTCAACACGTCAAATTCCAGTCCAGCAACTTCGAAAACATCGTGACGTGGGACAGCAGCCCGGAGAGCGCCCCAGACACGGTCTACAGTGTTGAGTATAAGAA GTacggagagagagagtggttGGCAAAGGAGGGCTGCCAGCGGATCACCCGGAAATCCTGCAACCTGACCGTGGAGACGGGCAACCTCATGGAGCTCTACTATGCCCGCGTAACTGCCGTCGGTGCTGGAGGCCGGTCAGCCACCAAGATGACCGACCGGTTCAGCTCCCTGCATCACA cTACCATCAAACCGCCCAATGTGACCTGTATCCCCAAGGTGAGATCCATCCAGATGATTGTCCATCCCACCTCCACACCTATCCACACAGGAGATGGCCACCAGCTTACCCTGGAGGACATCTTCCATGACCTATCCTACCACTTAGAGCTTCAGGTCAACCACACCTACCTAATG CACCTCGGAGGCAAGCAGAGAGAATACGAGTTCATTGGCCTGACCCCTGACACGGAGTTCCTTGGGACCATCAGGATTTTCGTGCCAACCTTGCTCAAAGAGAGCGCCCCCTACGTGTGTCAAGTGAAGACCCTGCCGG ATCGGACGTGGACGTACTCCTTCTCGGGCGCCTTCCTGTTCTCCATGGGCTTCGTCGTCGCAGGGCTCTGCTACCTGAGCTACAGATATGTCTCCAAGCCGCCTCCGCCTCCCAACTCCCTG AACGTCCAGCGAGTCCTGACCTTCCAGCCTTTGCGGTTCATCCAGGAGCACGTGCTGATCCCGGTCTTTGACCTGAGCAGCCCCAGCAGCCTGGCCCAGCCTGTCCAGTACTCTCAAGTCAAGGTCTCTGGGCCCAGGGAGCCCCCGGGAGCCCCACCGCTGCGCAGCCTGTCTGAGCTCACCTACCTCGGGCAGCCGGACGTCTCCATCCTCCGGCCCTCCGGACTGCCGCCTCACCAGACGCTCTCCTCACTGTCCTCTGCGCCCCAGGCTGCCCCGGAAGTTAGGCCCCCATCCTACGCACCTCAAGTGACCCCCGAAGTTAAGCCTCCATCATACATGGCACAGACCATCTCTGAGGTCCAGCTGCCCTCCTACACTCCTCAGACCACTCCAGACAGCTGGACTTCTTCCTATGGGATGTGTGTAGAAGGTTCTGGCAAAGACTCCCCACCTGTGACACTCTCTAGCCCCAAACACCTCAGGTCTAAAGGTCAGCTCCAGAAAGAGGCACCAGCTGGAAAGTATATCCCAGATGGCCTTTCTCTGCAAGGGGTGACCTCCTTGGATATGAAGGACCCCCACGAAGCAAATCCCTCCCACCAGCATCTGGGGGTTCACCCGGACAGAGTATCTGACCCTCGTGTGCTACGCAGAGGAGAGCCAGGGACACCATCGTACCTGAAGGGCCAGCTCCCCCTCCTCGCTTCTGTCCAGATCGAGGGCCACCCTGTATCCTTCCCTTTGGACACTCCTTCTCCCCCATGTTCCCCCACAGACCAGGAACCAAGTCCCTGGGGCCTGCTGGAGTCCTTCTTGTGTCCCAAGGACGAGGATCCTGTATatgagactgaggcccagagcgcAGCCCTTCAGGCATCAGACCTGAAACAGCCCACAGAACTGGACTCTCTCTTCAGAGGCCTGGGCCTGACCGTGCAGTGGGAGGCCTGA
- the IL22RA1 gene encoding interleukin-22 receptor subunit alpha-1 isoform X1: MLDDCLYEKSRVGRSMGPEAHLAEDTSDLLQHVKFQSSNFENIVTWDSSPESAPDTVYSVEYKKYGEREWLAKEGCQRITRKSCNLTVETGNLMELYYARVTAVGAGGRSATKMTDRFSSLHHTTIKPPNVTCIPKVRSIQMIVHPTSTPIHTGDGHQLTLEDIFHDLSYHLELQVNHTYLMHLGGKQREYEFIGLTPDTEFLGTIRIFVPTLLKESAPYVCQVKTLPDRTWTYSFSGAFLFSMGFVVAGLCYLSYRYVSKPPPPPNSLNVQRVLTFQPLRFIQEHVLIPVFDLSSPSSLAQPVQYSQVKVSGPREPPGAPPLRSLSELTYLGQPDVSILRPSGLPPHQTLSSLSSAPQAAPEVRPPSYAPQVTPEVKPPSYMAQTISEVQLPSYTPQTTPDSWTSSYGMCVEGSGKDSPPVTLSSPKHLRSKGQLQKEAPAGKYIPDGLSLQGVTSLDMKDPHEANPSHQHLGVHPDRVSDPRVLRRGEPGTPSYLKGQLPLLASVQIEGHPVSFPLDTPSPPCSPTDQEPSPWGLLESFLCPKDEDPVYETEAQSAALQASDLKQPTELDSLFRGLGLTVQWEA; the protein is encoded by the exons ATGCTGGATGACTGTTTATATGAAAAGTCCAGAGTAGGAAGATCCATGGGGCCAGAag CTCACCTTGCGGAGGACACCTCGGACCTTCTTCAACACGTCAAATTCCAGTCCAGCAACTTCGAAAACATCGTGACGTGGGACAGCAGCCCGGAGAGCGCCCCAGACACGGTCTACAGTGTTGAGTATAAGAA GTacggagagagagagtggttGGCAAAGGAGGGCTGCCAGCGGATCACCCGGAAATCCTGCAACCTGACCGTGGAGACGGGCAACCTCATGGAGCTCTACTATGCCCGCGTAACTGCCGTCGGTGCTGGAGGCCGGTCAGCCACCAAGATGACCGACCGGTTCAGCTCCCTGCATCACA cTACCATCAAACCGCCCAATGTGACCTGTATCCCCAAGGTGAGATCCATCCAGATGATTGTCCATCCCACCTCCACACCTATCCACACAGGAGATGGCCACCAGCTTACCCTGGAGGACATCTTCCATGACCTATCCTACCACTTAGAGCTTCAGGTCAACCACACCTACCTAATG CACCTCGGAGGCAAGCAGAGAGAATACGAGTTCATTGGCCTGACCCCTGACACGGAGTTCCTTGGGACCATCAGGATTTTCGTGCCAACCTTGCTCAAAGAGAGCGCCCCCTACGTGTGTCAAGTGAAGACCCTGCCGG ATCGGACGTGGACGTACTCCTTCTCGGGCGCCTTCCTGTTCTCCATGGGCTTCGTCGTCGCAGGGCTCTGCTACCTGAGCTACAGATATGTCTCCAAGCCGCCTCCGCCTCCCAACTCCCTG AACGTCCAGCGAGTCCTGACCTTCCAGCCTTTGCGGTTCATCCAGGAGCACGTGCTGATCCCGGTCTTTGACCTGAGCAGCCCCAGCAGCCTGGCCCAGCCTGTCCAGTACTCTCAAGTCAAGGTCTCTGGGCCCAGGGAGCCCCCGGGAGCCCCACCGCTGCGCAGCCTGTCTGAGCTCACCTACCTCGGGCAGCCGGACGTCTCCATCCTCCGGCCCTCCGGACTGCCGCCTCACCAGACGCTCTCCTCACTGTCCTCTGCGCCCCAGGCTGCCCCGGAAGTTAGGCCCCCATCCTACGCACCTCAAGTGACCCCCGAAGTTAAGCCTCCATCATACATGGCACAGACCATCTCTGAGGTCCAGCTGCCCTCCTACACTCCTCAGACCACTCCAGACAGCTGGACTTCTTCCTATGGGATGTGTGTAGAAGGTTCTGGCAAAGACTCCCCACCTGTGACACTCTCTAGCCCCAAACACCTCAGGTCTAAAGGTCAGCTCCAGAAAGAGGCACCAGCTGGAAAGTATATCCCAGATGGCCTTTCTCTGCAAGGGGTGACCTCCTTGGATATGAAGGACCCCCACGAAGCAAATCCCTCCCACCAGCATCTGGGGGTTCACCCGGACAGAGTATCTGACCCTCGTGTGCTACGCAGAGGAGAGCCAGGGACACCATCGTACCTGAAGGGCCAGCTCCCCCTCCTCGCTTCTGTCCAGATCGAGGGCCACCCTGTATCCTTCCCTTTGGACACTCCTTCTCCCCCATGTTCCCCCACAGACCAGGAACCAAGTCCCTGGGGCCTGCTGGAGTCCTTCTTGTGTCCCAAGGACGAGGATCCTGTATatgagactgaggcccagagcgcAGCCCTTCAGGCATCAGACCTGAAACAGCCCACAGAACTGGACTCTCTCTTCAGAGGCCTGGGCCTGACCGTGCAGTGGGAGGCCTGA